In Oncorhynchus clarkii lewisi isolate Uvic-CL-2024 chromosome 16, UVic_Ocla_1.0, whole genome shotgun sequence, one genomic interval encodes:
- the LOC139367917 gene encoding integrin beta-4-like isoform X1: MGRWTLHFLVGVVLAVLTASSYAEKVNHCLAARANTCSACIQSGKGCAYCPDEIFDGPRCDLLENIIDHGCNGAVTAEGSMSMERNQKIDMLMKRSQVAPQDMSMTLLPGEEREIEMEVFEPAKGPLDLYILMDFSNSMKDDLDNLKRMGAELADLVGKLSDDYTIGFGKFVDKVVEPQTDMRPIKLAQPWPNSDPPFSFRNVITLTPDLQSFTQKLQKERISGNLDAPEGGFDAILQATVCGEKIGWRDHATHLLVFSTESAFHYESDGANVLAGIMPRNDEQCHLDPDGKYTEDTRQDYPSVPTLVRLLGKHNIIPIFAVTNHSFTYYEKLHEYFPIAELGLLQEDSANILNILEKAFENIRSKISIRAEDRPKAIEAQVLSYSGSVAQAGTFKVKPGQIGKFKVRVKASEMVGEQHVCSLEQGDKKGKMRVKPTTFSTALNINAEVLCKTCDCEKNPFRNAVRCTGHGDLVCGKCKCNDGWLGPFCNCSASASTDPGTSCRGPGVEEPCSGRGDCLCGACVCYNTDQYEGSLCQFDKSQCQRYGGFLCNDRGRCFMGQCACAEGWEGSACECPMSNQTCLDTNGGVCNGRGVCKCGRCECQDSGLAMTPTCEANFQAQLGMCEDKRSCVQCQAWKTGEKKDSDQCDQCQFKVVMVEELKENKEVIEACSFRDEDDDCTYHYTVDYPEDQTVKDLEVQVLKKKDCPPAGFLWLIPLIMFLMLLLGLLSLCCWKYCACCKSCLALLPCCGRGRMVGFKENQYMLRQSMLTSDHLDTPLVRTGPPKSTDVVRWKITDNVHRSPNHPLAQVQPNPKETIQFPLSLRLNRLFTDSLSHSDARDTELLRREVDDNLNEVYKQVPGTQRVQNTTFRLQRNAGKRADHAIVDTVLSAPRSSYPNIVKLTEKNVQSGNFQDLKVVPGYYTVATDREAAGAVEFQEGVETVDVHVPLFVKEEDDDKKQLQVEAVDVPLGIAEIGKRFVSITIIKEHAKSVMSFLQPSYTYSRQDKVANIPITREIIEDGHAQVSYRTRDLTAKDKKDYVTVDGELSYGPGETQQTVPVRLLEMGEGDGLLKDTQVKQFVMDLSNPRQGAKLGRYPRTTVTITDKPEPSVVMFMKSTQNFSTADPTYSIPVVRTRNKEGPATVHWRTRNAKRFELSGPLKFGPGETEKNIVIDPRSHPGPVKPESFQLELFDPSTKAVVGERKTTMVTITDGGLPENAQMEKSAGFINQTATSPGGRLNSPTNVKAKATGPRSIRLNWDPLGKSLGYKVKYWIYGDPEADAPPAMNVKTNHADLTNLYPYCDYETKVCGYNALGDGNYSDMVPCKTLEDVPSEPGRLAFNVISPTVTQVSWAEPAETNGVITAYEVLYTPINDDTKPMGAAKKVKIDNPKKRMLLIENLQSAQTYCYQVRAKNSVGWGPFKEATINLASQPTRPMSIPIIPDIPIVDAEAGDEYDGYLMYSSEVMRSPTDSKRPSVSDEEPINGRLEQNFLFPGGNNSMSRSTNMSSSSYSQVSPMSTLSSSHRGGAGGSMSMESTTTYLSGQGGNSLSRTQVIGGGTRTENVVMRKRSENRGYYEYDDNIRDSIIIGDLSSGLSGYTDGQSTYGFSPTQTQSQYDYGMSQAFRARTQSEDVNDALLNLDRVLQDARLAPGVPDTPTRLVFSALGPTALKISWQEPHCDRDVLGYCVLYQLLNGGDVKRINMSSPADNSVVVQDLLPNHSYLFKVKAQSQEGWGPEREGVITIESAVDPNSPLSPMPGSSFTLSTPSAPGPLVFTALSPEALQLSWEKPRKPNGDILGYVVTCEHLHGGGDMRSFQVSGDSAETSLTVPDLSENMPYKFKVQARTTQGFGPEREGIITIESQDDGSMSQLGGLGGTSQLGGLGSMSQLGGLGSMSQLGGLGGTSQLGGLGSMSQLGGLGSMSQQGGLGSMSQLGGLGSMSQLGGLGGTSQYSSQSLTKRDVYQLPTEGSTRTNVTHTMINDPYYSGDGMMMVGKTTQHTETSGMVTRHVTKEVVQRSMQVAGTSSVTKKVERSFYET, translated from the exons atggggagatggacgTTACATTTCTTGGTGGGGGTTGTACTTGCTGTCCTCACGGCCAGTAGCTACGCTGAAAAAG TAAACCACTGTCTGGCTGCAAGGGCTAACACCTGTTCAGCATGTATCCAGTCCGGAAAGGGATGTGCCTACTGCCCAGACGAG ATCTTTGATGGTCCCCGCTGTGACCTTCTGGAGAACATCATAGACCACGGCTGTAATGGCGCAGTGACGGCCGAAGGCAGTATGTCAATGGAGAGA aACCAGAAGATTGACATGTTGATGAAGCGCTCTCAGGTGGCCCCCCAGGATATGTCCATGACTCTGCTgccgggggaggagagggagatcgAGATGGAGGTGTTTGAACCAGCGAAAGGACCTCTGGACCTCTACATTCTCATGGACTTCTCCAACTCCATGAAGGATGATTTGGACAACCTCAAAAGGATGGGTGCTGAGCTGG CTGACTTGGTGGGGAAGCTGTCTGATGATTACACCATCGGTTTCGGCAAATTTGTGGACAAGGTGGTGGAACCCCAGACAGACATGAGACCGATCAA acTGGCCCAGCCGTGGCCCAACAGCGACCCTCCCTTCTCGTTCCGAAATGTGAtcactctgacccctgacctgcaGTCCTTCACCCAGAAGCTGCAGAAGGAGAGGATCTCAGGCAACCTGGATGCTCCAGAGGGGGGCTTCGACGCCATACTGCAGGCTACAGTCTGCGGG GAAAAGATCGGCTGGCGTGACCATGCCACTCACCTTCTGGTCTTCTCCACCGAGTCGGCCTTCCACTACGAGAGTGACGGTGCCAACGTGCTGGCTGGCATCATGCCACGCAATGACGAGCAGTGCCACCTGGACCCCGATGGGAAATACACAGAGGACACCAGGCAGGACTACCCTTCTGTGCCCACCCTGGTCCGCCTGCTGGGCAAACACAACATCATCCCCATCTTTGCCGTCACAAACCACTCCTTCACCTACTATGAG AAGCTTCATGAGTATTTCCCCATCGCTGAGCTGGGCCTGCTACAGGAAGACTCCGCTAACATCCTCAATATCCTGGAGAAAGCTTTCGAG AATATCCGTTCTAAGATCAGCATCCGTGCGGAGGACAGACCTAAAGCTATAGAAGCTCAGGTCCTGTCTTACAGTGGCAGTGTTGCACAAGCTGGAACCTTCAAAGTCAAGCCTGGGCAAATA GGGAAGTTTAAGGTGCGTGTCAAGGCCAGTGAGATGGTTGGAGAGCAACATGTGTGCAGTCTGGAGCAGGGTGACAAAAAGGGGAAGATGAGAGTCAAACCGACAACCTTCAGCACGGCTCTAAACATCAACGCCGAAGTGCTCTGTAAAACCTGCGACTGTGAGAAG AATCCATTTCGAAACGCAGTGAGGTGTACAGGCCACGGAGACCTGGTCTGTGGGAAGTGCAAGTGCAACGACGGCTG GTTGGGTCCGTTCTGTAACTGCTCTGCCAGCGCGTCGACGGATCCGGGCACTTCCTGTCGGGGTCCTGGCGTGGAGGAGCCGTGTTCTGGCCGAGGAGATTGCCTGTGTGGAGCGTGTGTTTGTTACAACACGGACCAGTACGAGGGATCCCTCTGTCAGTTTGACAAGTCCCAGTGTCAACGATACGGAGGCTTCCTCTGCAACG ACCGTGGTCGCTGCTTCATGGGCCAGTGTGCGTGTGCAGAGGGCTGGGAGGGATCGGCCTGTGAGTGTCCCATGAGCAACCAGACCTGTCTGGACACGAACGGG GGCGTCTGTAACGGGCGAGGTGTGTGTAAGTGTGGTCGCTGTGAGTGCCAGGACTCTGGCCTGGCCATGACCCCCACCTGCGAGGCTAACTTCCAGGCCCAGCTGGGGATGTGTGAGGACAAGAGGAGCTGTgtccagtgtcaggcctggaagACCGGAGAGAAGAAGGACAGCGACCAGTGTGACCAGTGCCAGTTCAAAGTGGTCATGGTGGAAGAGCTCAAGGAAAATAAAGAGGTGATTGAGGCGTGTAGTTTCCGCGACGAGGATGACGACTGTACGTACCACTACACCGTGGACTACCCTGAGGACCAGACTGTTAAGGACCTGGAGGTCCAGGTGCTCAAGAAGAAAG ACTGTCCCCCTGCTGGCTTCCTGTGGCTGATCCCTCTCATCATGTTCCTCATGCTACTGCTGGGTCTACTGTCGCTCTGCTGTTGGAAGTACTGCGCCTGCTGCAAG tCCTGTCTTGCTTTGCTGCCATGCTGTGGAAGAG GTCGTATGGTTGGCTTTAAGGAAAATCAGTACATGCTCCGCCAATCCATGCTCACCTCTGACCACTTAGACACGCCCCTAGTGAGGACCGGCCCACCCAAGAGCACCGACGTGGTTCGCTGGAAGATCACCGACAATGTCCACCGATCGCCCAATCATCCGCTTGCGCAGGTTCAGCCCAACCCCAAAGAGACCA TCCAGTTCCCTCTGTCTCTGCGTCTGAACAGGTTGTTCACAGACAGTCTGTCTCACTCCGACGCCAGAGACACTGAGTTGCTACGCAGGGAGGTTGATGAcaac TTGAATGAAGTGTACAAGCAGGTTCCTGGCACCCAGAGAGTTCAGAACACCACATTTAG ATTACAGAGAAATGCTGGTAAAAGAGCTGACCACGCCATCGTAGACACCGTTCTGTCCGCTCCTCGCTCCAGCTACCCCAACATCGTCAAACTGACTGAGAAAAACGTCCAGTCTGGAAACTTCCAGGATCTCAAAGTGGTGCCGGGCTACTACACAGTGGCCACAGACagag AGGCGGCTGGTGCCGTGGAGTTccaggagggggtggagacgGTGGATGTGCACGTGCCGCTCTTCGTCAAGGAGGAAGATGATGATAAGAAGCAGCTGCAGGTGGAGGCGGTGGACGTTCCTCTGGGTATCGCTGAGATAGGGAAACGCTTCGTCAGCATCACTATCATCAAAGAACACG ccAAGAGTGTTATGTCGTTCCTCCAGCCTTCGTACACCTACAGCCGACAGGACAAAGTGGCTAACATCCCCATTACTAGAGAGATCATAGAGGATGGACACGCACAGGTCAGCTACCGCACCCGAGACCTCACCGCCAAGGACAAGAAG GACTATGTGACAGTGGATGGGGAATTGTCCTACGGGCCAGGGGAGACCCAGCAGACTGTCCCTGTTCGTTTGttggagatgggagagggagacggtCTGCTGAAGGACACACAGGTCAAACAATTTGTCATGGACCTCAGTAACCCAAGACAGGGAGCCAAGCTGGGACGCTACCCCAGAACCactgtcaccatcactgacaAACCAG AGCCCAGTGTGGTGATGTTTATGAAGAGCACCCAGAACTTCTCCACCGCCGACCCAACCTACTCCATCCCCGTGGTCCGCACCCGCAATAAGGAGGGGCCCGCCACCGTCCACTGGAGGACCCGCAACGCTAAACGCTTCGAGCTGTCCGGCCCCCTAAAGTTTGGTCCCGGGGAAACCGAGAAGAACATCGTGATCGATCCACGCTCTCACCCTGGCCCGGTGAAACCAGAGTCCTTCCAACTGGAACTGTTTGACCCCAGTACGAAAGCTGTGGTCGGAGAGAGGAAGACAACGATGGTCACTATTACTGATGGAG GACTTCCAGAAAATGCCCAGATGGAGAAGAGTGCGGGCTTCATCAACCAGACAGCCACGTCTCCTGGTGGTCGTCTCAACTCTCCCACCAACGTGAAGGCCAAAGCCACCGGCCCCCGGAGCATCCGCCTTAACTGGGACCCCTTAGGAAAATCCCTGGGCTACAAG GTGAAGTATTGGATCTATGGGGATCCTGAGGCTGATGCCCCCCCTGCGATGAATGTAAAGACAAACCATGCTGACCTGACCAACCTGTACCCCTATTGTGACTACGAGACGAAGGTGTGTGGCTACAACGCCCTGGGAGACGGAAACTACAGCGACATGGTGCCCTGTAAGACCCTGGAGGATG tccccagTGAGCCCGGTCGTCTGGCGTTTAACGTCATCAGTCCAACTGTCACTCAGGTCAGCTGGGCGGAGCCTGCCGAGACCAATGGTGTCATCACCGCCTACGAGGTTCTCTACACGCCCATCAATGACGACACGA AGCCGATGGGTGCAGCTAAGAAGGTGAAGATAGACAACCCTAAGAAGAGGATGTTGCTGATTGAGAACCTGCAGTCGGCCCAGACTTACTGCTATCAGGTCCGGGCTAAGAACAGCGTGGGTTGGGGTCCTTTCAAAGAAGCGACCATCAACCTGGCCTCCCAGCCCACCAGACCCATGTCCA TCCCTATCATCCCAGACATACCTATAGTGGACGCGGAGGCGGGGGATGAGTACGACGGCTACCTGATGTACAGCAGTGAGGTCATGAGATCGCCAACAGACTCCAAGAGACCCAGCGTCTCAGACGAAG AACCAATTAACGGCAGGTTGGAACAGAACTTCCTCTTCCCCGGGGGAAATAATTCCATGTCGCGCAGTACCAACATGTCTTCATCCAGCTACAGCCAGGTGTCTCCCATGTCCACCCTTAGCTCCAGCCACCGAGGGGGGGCCGGGGGGTCCATGTCCATGGAGTCCACCACAACATACCTCTCTGGACAAG GAGGAAACTCTCTTTCCCGCACTCAGGTGATTGGGGGCGGGACGCGCACGGAGAATGTTGTCATGAGGAAGCGATCAGAGAACAGAGGTTACTATGAGTATGACGACAACATCCGAGATTCCATCATCATAGGAGACCTGTCCAGTGGATTGTCTGGATACACAGATGGCCAAA GTACTTATGGCTTCAGTCCCACTCAGACACAGAGTCAGTACGACTACGGTATGTCTCAGGCCTTCCGGGCCAGGACCCAGTCTGAGGATGTCAACGATGCACTACTGAACCTGGACAGGGTGCTCCagg acgCTCGTTTGGCCCCTGGGGTCCCAGACACCCCCACCAGGCTGGTGTTCTCTGCCCTGGGCCCCACTGCCCTGAAGATCAGCTGGCAGGAGCCCCACTGTGACAGGGATGTTTTAGGGTACTGTGTTCTCTACCAGCTGCTGAATGGAG gTGATGTGAAGCGTATAAACATGTCCAGCCCCGCAGACAACTCCGTGGTGGTGCAGGACCTGCTGCCTAACCACTCCTACCTGTTCAAGGTGAAGGCTCAGAGTCAGGAAGGCTGGGGAccggagagggagggagtcatCACCATAGAGTCAGCTGTCGACCCCAACAGCCCACTCAGCCCAATGCCAG GTTCTTCCTTCACTCTCAGTACCCCCAGTGCTCCAGGCCCCCTGGTGTTCACAGCTCTGTCCCCCGAGGCACTGCAGCTGAGCTGGGAGAAACCCCGCAAACCCAACGGAGACATCCTGGGCTACGTGGTCACCTGTGAACATCTGCACGGAGGAG gTGACATGCGTTCCTTCCAGGTGAGCGGTGACAGCGCTGAGACCAGTCTGACAGTTCCGGACCTGAGTGAGAACATGCCGTACAAGTTCAAAGTTCAGGCCAGGACGACCCAGGGCTTCGGCCCCGAGAGGGAGGGCATTATCACCATCGAGTCTCAGGATGACG gtAGCATGTCTCAACTAGGAGGCCTAGGTGGTACATCTCAACTAGGAGGCCTAGGCAGTATGTCTCAACTAGGAGGCCTAGGCAGTATGTCTCAACTAGGAGGCCTAGGTGGTACATCTCAACTAGGAGGCCTAGGCAGTATGTCTCAACTAGGAGGCCTAGGTAGTATGTCTCAACAAGGAGGCCTAGGCAGTATGTCTCAACTAGGAGGCCTAGGCAGTATGTCTCAACTAGGAGGCCTAGGTGGTACATCTCAGTACAGCAGTCAGTCCTTGACCAAGAGAGATGTGTACCAACTTCCTACAGAGGGCAGCACACGCACCAACGTCACACACACCATGATCAACGACCCATACTACTCAG gAGATGGTATGATGATGGTGGGGAAGACGACCCAGCACACAGAGACCAGCGGCATGGTGACACGTCATGTGACGAAGGAGGTGGTGCAGAGGAGCATGCAAGTGGCCGGCACCAGCAGCGTCACCAAGAAGGTCGAGAGGTCATTCTACGAGACCTGA